A window from Elusimicrobiota bacterium encodes these proteins:
- a CDS encoding tetratricopeptide repeat protein has translation MRTLLFLLLLPPAAYARAGDDGLRSYICSEPYAPFFAAEPQPDGSVLMVPKRRGSAAPVFRVPNRDGRRRIFVAGESAAGLLSAVDDDGRDPLVRAAERLVPEGPGVEGVNCGMGGYDSERILRVVREVARYGPAEIVVLSGNNEGVADDCPGLRARLRRGLREAEERLRSLFSDARAVRHAMRLERHERNLRRMARAARRAGVRLAFCTLPVDLRDVPPSSPPYPASAGHFAARAAAERGELRTARGLLETLLRHDPLDAHAHYALARLLERLGESAPAAEHYRRAVEWDPSAGRATPRMNEALRRVAREEGACLADLESLFASAPDARSFSDGVHWLPSRTPAVDEAVLGALAACAGRAAPVRPPALPAGPAPPAPATARRLLLNALRVLQTARGGGDGDIDEAALAYLRRSDALDRERLERAASSRAGLEGALEENFFVRGLREDADRLRLALLRHLGELRRRQRALPAALRLTDEALRLDPGARATQAQRALILAAIGRRKEAEDAFETLIAGPDMRQDRGAELLALARAYGLTPRPERAAAARRSAKALSDEGVRLLRSGDARAAETAFSAALRAEPRSMEAHLNLCAALTRAGRRQESLERCTQAVRTAEGAPILREQDRSFLPSALAARARARRLAGDPQGAAVDLRAALRSAPRDWPESAAVRRELEALER, from the coding sequence GTGAGAACGCTCCTCTTCCTGCTCCTCCTGCCCCCCGCCGCGTACGCCCGCGCGGGAGACGACGGGCTGCGCTCCTACATCTGCTCGGAGCCCTATGCCCCCTTCTTCGCGGCAGAGCCCCAGCCCGACGGGAGCGTCCTCATGGTCCCGAAGAGGCGCGGGAGCGCCGCCCCGGTCTTCCGCGTCCCCAACAGGGACGGACGACGCCGCATCTTCGTGGCCGGCGAATCGGCCGCCGGGCTCCTCTCCGCCGTCGACGACGACGGCAGGGACCCGCTGGTCCGCGCGGCCGAACGCCTCGTGCCGGAGGGGCCGGGTGTCGAAGGCGTCAACTGCGGCATGGGCGGCTACGACTCCGAGCGCATCCTCCGGGTCGTGCGGGAGGTCGCGCGCTACGGCCCCGCCGAGATCGTCGTCCTGAGCGGGAACAACGAGGGGGTCGCCGACGACTGCCCGGGTCTGCGCGCGCGCCTGCGACGCGGACTGCGGGAGGCCGAGGAGCGCCTGCGCTCCCTGTTCTCCGATGCGCGGGCCGTCCGCCATGCGATGCGCCTCGAGCGTCACGAACGGAACCTGCGCCGCATGGCGCGCGCGGCCCGCCGCGCAGGGGTCCGCCTGGCCTTCTGCACGCTCCCCGTCGACCTCCGAGACGTCCCGCCCTCCTCCCCCCCCTATCCGGCCTCCGCCGGGCACTTCGCCGCCCGCGCGGCGGCCGAACGCGGGGAACTCCGGACGGCGCGCGGCCTTCTCGAAACGCTCCTGCGGCACGACCCCCTCGACGCCCATGCCCACTACGCGCTCGCCCGCCTCCTCGAGCGGCTCGGTGAGTCCGCCCCGGCGGCGGAGCACTACCGCCGAGCCGTCGAGTGGGACCCTTCCGCCGGCCGGGCGACCCCGCGCATGAACGAGGCTCTTCGCCGCGTCGCCCGCGAGGAAGGCGCCTGCCTCGCGGACCTCGAGTCCCTCTTCGCGAGCGCGCCCGACGCCCGGAGCTTCAGCGACGGGGTCCACTGGCTGCCGAGCCGGACCCCCGCCGTCGACGAGGCCGTCCTGGGCGCGCTGGCCGCCTGCGCGGGCCGCGCCGCGCCCGTCCGCCCCCCCGCGCTCCCCGCCGGCCCCGCGCCGCCCGCCCCCGCGACGGCGCGCCGCCTCCTCCTCAACGCGCTGCGTGTCCTCCAGACCGCCCGGGGCGGCGGCGACGGGGACATCGACGAGGCCGCCCTCGCCTACCTCCGCCGCTCCGACGCGCTCGACCGCGAGAGGCTCGAGCGCGCCGCCTCCTCCCGCGCCGGCCTGGAGGGAGCCCTTGAAGAGAACTTCTTCGTCCGGGGACTGCGCGAGGACGCCGACCGTCTCCGACTCGCGCTCCTGCGCCATCTCGGAGAACTCCGCCGCCGACAGAGAGCCCTTCCCGCCGCCCTTCGCCTCACCGACGAGGCCCTCCGCCTCGATCCGGGCGCGCGCGCGACGCAGGCCCAGCGGGCGCTCATCCTGGCCGCCATCGGCCGCCGCAAGGAGGCCGAAGACGCCTTCGAGACGCTCATCGCCGGACCTGATATGCGGCAGGACCGCGGCGCGGAGCTCCTCGCGCTCGCCCGCGCCTACGGGCTGACGCCCCGGCCTGAGCGTGCCGCGGCCGCGCGGCGCAGCGCCAAGGCGCTCTCCGACGAGGGAGTGCGCCTCCTGCGCTCCGGGGACGCCCGTGCGGCCGAGACGGCCTTCAGCGCGGCCCTCCGGGCCGAACCCCGCAGCATGGAAGCCCACCTCAACCTCTGCGCCGCGCTCACGCGCGCCGGCCGCCGCCAGGAGTCGCTGGAGCGCTGCACTCAGGCCGTGCGAACGGCGGAGGGAGCCCCGATCCTGCGGGAGCAGGACCGTTCCTTCCTCCCGAGCGCACTCGCGGCGCGCGCGCGCGCCCGGCGGCTGGCGGGCGACCCGCAGGGGGCCGCCGTCGACCTCCGCGCCGCCCTGCGGAGCGCCCCCCGCGATTGGCCTGAGTCCGCCGCCGTCCGCCGGGAACTCGAAGCCCTCGAACGATAG
- a CDS encoding FlgO family outer membrane protein, producing the protein MSRFRRLLLAFLAAAPFLLAGTAHADPYAALAKGLTKKLGSDAGKKAAVVPFAWTDGRPGEGGTVVAAALQTALVGRGLVIVERAQLEKLLEELHLQKTGAVGTDSAMTLGRMAGAELLVTGTLTQSGRKVEVNARLIRVESGEVVRAAKEKVEKTWRDGAPEPASAAGGPPAAPPLRFSLSTATVAGTTRVVDGRRLAFRYADLGQRPAIRITDFTEDRPEFVEVPFDYHPGSNFYKADEPEDFRLSGSRYRLWADAFGKLHVAPRRGLLGETVAEQEYVMLLDDVFKAWLEDVSARSRELKTVGIPGVDGRRLRAYFEQLPAQGLRVSLLAAEILRDGAERLVYKPLDVVTLKGRSGRAVDSRLLYSGREAWRFHFDADAREVSAEEVR; encoded by the coding sequence ATGAGCCGCTTCCGGCGCCTCCTCCTGGCGTTCCTCGCCGCCGCGCCGTTCCTGCTGGCGGGGACGGCCCACGCCGACCCCTACGCCGCCCTCGCGAAGGGCCTGACGAAGAAGCTCGGGTCCGACGCCGGCAAGAAGGCCGCGGTCGTCCCCTTCGCGTGGACCGACGGCCGCCCCGGCGAAGGGGGGACGGTGGTCGCCGCCGCCCTGCAGACGGCGCTGGTGGGGCGCGGCCTCGTCATCGTCGAGCGCGCCCAGCTCGAGAAGCTCCTCGAGGAGCTCCATCTCCAGAAGACCGGGGCGGTCGGCACGGACTCCGCGATGACGCTCGGGCGCATGGCCGGCGCCGAGCTCCTCGTGACCGGGACCCTCACGCAGTCGGGCCGCAAGGTCGAGGTCAACGCCCGGCTCATCCGCGTCGAGAGCGGCGAGGTCGTGCGTGCGGCCAAGGAGAAGGTCGAGAAGACCTGGCGCGACGGGGCGCCCGAGCCCGCGTCGGCCGCCGGCGGCCCGCCGGCCGCGCCGCCCCTGCGCTTCTCGCTGAGCACCGCGACGGTGGCGGGGACGACGCGCGTCGTCGACGGCCGCAGGCTCGCCTTCCGCTACGCCGACCTCGGCCAGCGTCCCGCCATCCGCATCACCGACTTCACCGAGGACCGCCCCGAGTTCGTCGAGGTCCCCTTCGACTACCACCCGGGCAGCAACTTCTACAAGGCCGACGAGCCCGAGGACTTCCGCCTCTCCGGGAGCCGCTATCGGCTCTGGGCCGACGCCTTCGGCAAGCTCCACGTCGCTCCCCGAAGGGGACTTCTCGGAGAGACCGTCGCCGAGCAGGAGTACGTCATGCTCCTCGACGACGTCTTCAAGGCCTGGCTCGAGGACGTCTCGGCGCGCAGCCGCGAGCTCAAGACCGTGGGCATCCCGGGCGTGGACGGCCGCCGCCTGCGCGCCTACTTCGAGCAGCTCCCCGCGCAGGGCCTGCGGGTCTCCCTGCTCGCCGCGGAGATCCTGCGCGACGGGGCCGAACGCCTCGTCTACAAGCCGCTCGACGTCGTCACGCTCAAGGGACGCAGCGGCCGCGCCGTCGACAGCCGCCTGCTCTATTCCGGCCGCGAGGCCTGGCGCTTCCACTTCGACGCCGACGCCCGCGAGGTTTCCGCCGAGGAGGTCCGATGA
- a CDS encoding phosphatidylglycerol lysyltransferase domain-containing protein, translating to MNLKKMTPADAPALRPYFVRGVPALSTYALPSLAAWSGCLYDSLYAEEGGSLILAEASLEDPKKRHLLLPLCPEPERSPRLLRERALALGFPEVRYVPQSYVDLWTREEVESHFNLVEQPEYADYVYRREDLAELAGRPYAKKRNLVRQFEREYMEKGGVKVEEVTALNAGRCAEVLRDWRSESPEKGWNAVLECEDRSIRQAFEHWDALGLRGVLVAIDGRVRGFGVSAPLTADTGVLVFEKASDEVKGLYQFLDRECARLLFPGMEFVDKECDLGDPGLEKAKRSYHPAFRVKSFLLVPK from the coding sequence ATGAACCTCAAGAAGATGACGCCGGCCGACGCGCCCGCCCTGCGCCCCTACTTCGTGCGCGGGGTCCCCGCGCTCTCGACCTACGCGCTGCCCTCCCTCGCGGCGTGGAGCGGCTGCCTCTACGACTCGCTCTACGCGGAGGAGGGCGGCTCCCTCATCCTCGCCGAGGCCTCGCTCGAGGACCCGAAGAAGCGCCACCTCCTGCTCCCGCTCTGCCCCGAGCCGGAGCGCTCCCCGCGCCTGCTGCGCGAGCGGGCGCTCGCGCTCGGCTTCCCGGAGGTCCGTTATGTGCCGCAGAGCTACGTGGACCTCTGGACCCGGGAGGAAGTCGAGTCCCACTTCAACCTCGTCGAGCAGCCGGAGTACGCGGATTACGTCTACCGCCGCGAGGACCTCGCGGAGCTCGCCGGCCGGCCCTACGCCAAGAAGCGCAACCTCGTGCGCCAGTTCGAACGCGAATACATGGAGAAAGGCGGCGTGAAGGTCGAGGAAGTCACCGCGCTGAACGCGGGACGCTGCGCCGAGGTGCTCAGGGATTGGCGCTCGGAGAGCCCCGAGAAGGGCTGGAACGCGGTGCTCGAGTGCGAGGACCGCTCCATCCGCCAGGCCTTCGAACACTGGGACGCGCTCGGCCTGCGCGGCGTCCTCGTCGCGATCGACGGCCGCGTGCGCGGCTTCGGGGTCTCCGCCCCGCTCACCGCCGACACCGGGGTGCTGGTCTTCGAGAAGGCGTCCGACGAGGTGAAGGGCCTCTACCAGTTCCTCGACCGCGAGTGCGCGCGCCTCCTCTTCCCCGGGATGGAGTTCGTCGACAAGGAGTGCGACCTCGGAGACCCGGGGCTCGAGAAGGCCAAGCGCTCCTATCACCCCGCCTTCCGGGTGAAGTCCTTCCTGCTCGTCCCGAAGTGA
- a CDS encoding glycine C-acetyltransferase, translated as MKTKLPPQTPTPVRHPSLAFLDEELRTLEREGRRIRLRVLQGAQEPVSVIDGKRVVNLTSNNYLNLTVHPKLKRAAQEAIKTHGVGTAAVRTIIGTMDLNVKLEERLARFKGTEAALVFQSGFTTNTACCQSLMSSEEDLLISDALNHASIIDGGRLAKSARQIYPHKDMKALTAILESPEARKARRKMIVTDGVFSMDGDLAPLPEIVELAERYEAIVMVDDAHASGVMGKNGRGTPDHFGLTDRVPVQIGTLSKAIASIGGYVASSASLRDYLVSTARPFLFSSSHPPSVTATCIAALDVLEGEPQLIEKLWKNARFFKDGLQALGFDTGVSETPITPVIVGDTAKAQAFSARLFDEGVFALAIGFPTVAKGKERLRTIVSAGHSQSDLETALEKFGKVGRELGLVR; from the coding sequence ATGAAGACCAAGCTCCCGCCGCAGACTCCGACGCCCGTCCGCCACCCGTCGCTCGCTTTCCTCGACGAGGAGCTGCGGACCCTCGAACGCGAGGGCCGCCGCATCCGCCTGCGCGTGCTCCAGGGCGCCCAGGAGCCCGTCTCCGTCATCGACGGCAAGCGCGTCGTGAACCTGACCTCGAACAACTACCTCAACCTCACCGTCCACCCGAAGCTCAAGCGCGCGGCCCAGGAGGCGATCAAGACGCACGGGGTGGGCACCGCGGCGGTCCGGACCATCATCGGGACCATGGACCTCAACGTCAAGCTCGAGGAACGCCTGGCGCGCTTCAAGGGGACGGAGGCGGCGCTCGTCTTCCAGTCGGGCTTCACGACGAACACGGCGTGCTGCCAGAGCCTCATGTCGAGCGAGGAGGACCTGCTGATCTCCGACGCGCTCAACCACGCCTCCATCATCGACGGGGGCCGCCTCGCGAAGTCCGCCCGGCAGATCTATCCGCACAAGGACATGAAGGCGCTGACGGCCATCCTCGAGTCCCCGGAGGCGCGCAAGGCGCGCCGCAAGATGATCGTCACCGACGGCGTCTTCTCGATGGACGGGGACCTCGCGCCCCTGCCGGAGATCGTCGAGCTCGCCGAGCGCTACGAAGCCATCGTCATGGTCGACGACGCCCACGCCAGCGGCGTCATGGGCAAGAACGGCCGCGGCACGCCCGACCACTTCGGGCTCACCGACCGGGTCCCCGTCCAGATCGGCACCCTCTCCAAGGCGATCGCCTCCATCGGCGGCTACGTCGCATCGAGCGCCTCCCTGCGCGACTATCTCGTCTCCACGGCGCGCCCCTTCCTCTTCTCGAGCTCGCATCCCCCGTCGGTCACCGCGACCTGCATCGCGGCGCTCGACGTCCTCGAGGGCGAGCCGCAGCTCATCGAGAAGCTCTGGAAGAACGCCAGATTCTTCAAGGACGGCCTCCAGGCGCTCGGCTTCGACACCGGCGTCAGCGAGACCCCCATCACTCCCGTCATCGTCGGAGACACCGCCAAGGCGCAGGCCTTCAGCGCGCGCCTTTTCGACGAGGGGGTCTTCGCCCTCGCCATCGGATTTCCCACCGTCGCGAAGGGCAAGGAGCGCCTGCGCACCATCGTCAGCGCCGGCCACAGCCAGAGCGACCTTGAGACGGCGCTCGAGAAGTTCGGGAAGGTGGGACGGGAGCTCGGGCTCGTGCGCTAG
- the rsgA gene encoding ribosome small subunit-dependent GTPase A, whose amino-acid sequence MSSSKIPPRSVGSEDDWPDFEAFTRRKAANKPVLNRAKVLPPEEGNGTVTELFPNQSAVLLDGKAAPSLCGYRMSTLAFGSAVRERSPVCVGDRVLVEAGVITGRCERRNRLLRPAPDASDLTLHVLASNLDALVVVASACEPGFNGGIVDRFLVAASAQKIPAILCVNKADLLAPGEERPWAHYVRAGVALVEASARDGRGTGDLAALVRGKVSAFCGNSGVGKTSLLRRLLNDEDYGRTTAVNERSGMGRHTTSGAVMLAGPESSSFVDTPGVMNFGLYDVAADGLLPHFPELQAAAASCPAGCAHEDESGCRLRALPRHESFRAIRRSLARGRTGENLP is encoded by the coding sequence ATGTCGAGCTCCAAGATCCCTCCCCGGTCGGTCGGCAGCGAGGACGACTGGCCGGACTTCGAGGCCTTCACCCGCCGCAAGGCGGCGAACAAGCCCGTCCTGAACCGCGCGAAGGTCCTGCCGCCGGAGGAAGGCAACGGCACCGTCACGGAGCTCTTCCCGAACCAGAGCGCCGTCCTCCTCGATGGGAAGGCCGCTCCGTCGCTGTGCGGCTACCGCATGTCCACGCTCGCCTTCGGCTCCGCGGTGCGGGAGCGCTCTCCGGTCTGCGTCGGCGACCGCGTCCTCGTCGAGGCGGGGGTCATCACGGGCCGCTGCGAGCGCCGCAACCGCCTCCTGCGCCCCGCCCCGGACGCCAGCGACCTGACCCTCCACGTCCTGGCCTCCAACCTCGACGCGCTGGTGGTCGTCGCCTCGGCCTGCGAGCCGGGCTTCAACGGCGGCATCGTCGACCGCTTCCTCGTGGCGGCGTCGGCCCAGAAGATCCCGGCGATACTCTGCGTCAACAAGGCCGACCTCCTGGCGCCCGGCGAGGAGCGGCCCTGGGCCCATTACGTCCGCGCGGGGGTCGCGCTCGTGGAGGCCAGCGCCCGCGACGGACGCGGCACGGGGGACCTGGCGGCGCTCGTGCGCGGGAAGGTCTCCGCGTTCTGCGGGAACTCCGGGGTCGGGAAGACCTCGCTGCTGCGCCGGCTCCTGAACGACGAGGACTACGGCCGGACGACCGCGGTCAACGAGCGCAGCGGGATGGGCCGCCACACGACCTCCGGCGCGGTCATGCTCGCCGGCCCGGAGTCGTCGAGCTTCGTCGACACTCCCGGCGTCATGAACTTCGGCCTCTACGACGTCGCCGCCGACGGTCTGCTCCCGCATTTCCCCGAACTCCAGGCGGCGGCGGCCTCCTGCCCGGCCGGCTGCGCGCACGAGGACGAGTCGGGCTGCCGCCTGCGCGCGCTGCCGCGGCACGAGAGCTTCCGGGCCATCCGCCGCTCGCTCGCGCGGGGACGGACCGGAGAGAACCTCCCGTAG
- a CDS encoding DUF523 domain-containing protein → MPASFDRRRPLAAAFLTCAALFLAAAGPCSAQQQVGAALLRGAAGATPTFSVRTVRFDVPAVGSLGAGQAFSVTALPTLKSGPGLILSAGAASMETALPKPAASALLLPGAQPAVGAAFSAAAKGLSAAEASFAEVSVVHSGALAADVRRVNLRFAELKAAFGRRSVEDVDAGAADGALVSPVRLSRPAVPSAKPALSAGLPIPAVPEPKGLLAKLAALFTKLFFPPVLCSACLLALHVRYDGKDLVPDERLLKLFAKGRVIVICPEMEGGLPIPREPANVVGGTGADVLDGRARVLTASGRDVTDAFVRGAQIALAKAKAAGCRAAYMKTRSPSCGDGLGVTAALLARNGIRILPIDAPRA, encoded by the coding sequence ATGCCGGCGTCGTTCGACCGCAGGAGACCGCTCGCAGCCGCCTTTCTTACGTGCGCCGCGCTGTTCCTGGCCGCGGCCGGGCCGTGTTCCGCCCAGCAGCAGGTCGGCGCGGCCCTCCTGCGCGGCGCCGCGGGCGCGACGCCGACCTTCTCCGTGAGGACCGTCCGCTTCGACGTCCCGGCGGTCGGCTCGCTCGGGGCGGGGCAGGCGTTCTCCGTGACCGCGCTGCCGACGCTGAAGAGCGGACCGGGACTCATCCTCTCCGCGGGGGCCGCATCCATGGAGACCGCTCTTCCGAAACCTGCGGCGTCCGCTCTTCTCCTCCCAGGCGCCCAGCCGGCCGTCGGCGCCGCTTTCTCCGCCGCAGCGAAGGGTCTGAGCGCTGCGGAGGCCTCTTTCGCGGAAGTCTCCGTCGTCCATTCCGGCGCCCTTGCGGCCGACGTCCGCCGCGTGAACCTCCGCTTCGCCGAACTGAAGGCGGCGTTCGGGAGGCGGTCGGTGGAGGACGTGGACGCGGGCGCCGCCGACGGAGCGCTCGTGTCCCCTGTCCGGCTCTCCCGGCCCGCGGTCCCGTCGGCGAAGCCCGCGCTCTCCGCGGGGCTTCCCATCCCCGCCGTGCCCGAACCGAAGGGACTGCTGGCGAAGCTGGCGGCCCTCTTCACCAAGCTTTTCTTCCCACCGGTGCTCTGCTCGGCCTGCCTGCTCGCCCTGCACGTGCGCTATGACGGCAAGGACCTCGTGCCCGACGAGCGGCTCCTGAAGCTCTTCGCAAAGGGCCGCGTCATCGTCATCTGTCCGGAGATGGAGGGGGGGCTGCCCATCCCCCGAGAGCCGGCGAACGTCGTCGGGGGGACCGGCGCCGACGTGCTCGACGGCCGCGCCCGCGTGCTGACCGCTTCCGGCCGCGACGTCACCGACGCGTTCGTGCGCGGGGCGCAGATCGCCCTCGCGAAGGCGAAGGCCGCGGGCTGCCGGGCGGCGTACATGAAGACCCGCTCGCCCTCCTGCGGGGACGGCCTCGGCGTGACCGCCGCGCTGCTCGCGCGCAACGGCATCCGGATCCTTCCCATCGACGCTCCGCGAGCCTGA
- a CDS encoding GNAT family N-acetyltransferase — protein sequence MVVLYKAAGWWKRGDTPALLRRIVAGSHCYMLAVESGRLVGMGRALSDRANDAYIQDVFVTPERRGRGIASALVRRLERRLRSDGLRWVGLIAADRSRPFYEKLGFRRMKDADPMLKER from the coding sequence TTGGTCGTTCTCTATAAGGCCGCGGGATGGTGGAAGCGGGGCGACACGCCCGCCCTGCTGCGCCGGATCGTCGCGGGCAGCCACTGCTACATGCTCGCCGTCGAGAGCGGCCGTCTCGTCGGGATGGGCCGCGCCCTGAGCGACCGCGCGAACGACGCCTACATCCAGGACGTCTTCGTGACGCCCGAACGGCGCGGCCGCGGGATCGCCTCCGCGCTCGTGCGCCGCCTCGAGCGCCGCCTGCGCTCCGACGGCCTGCGCTGGGTCGGCCTCATCGCCGCCGACCGCTCGCGCCCCTTCTACGAGAAGCTCGGCTTCCGCCGGATGAAGGACGCCGACCCGATGCTCAAGGAACGATGA
- the eno gene encoding phosphopyruvate hydratase — translation MMSKITSVSAMEILDSRGNPTVRVFVGLDNGVRVSASVPSGASTGENEAVELRDGDKKRYGGKGTLKAVANVNKLIAPKLLGLDPFQQAQIDRLMIELDGTPTKAKLGANALLGVSMAVARAASETAKVPLYAYLGGACAKRLPVPMMNILNGGKHAENSVDLQEFMVMPVGAPCFAEALRYGAETFHALKGILKKKGYAVGVGDEGGFAPDLKSNEEALDVILEAIAAAGYKPGKDIVIALDPAASSFFEDGAYNLAKSGQGKKTTAQMNAMWKSWCAKYPILSIEDGLNENDWKGFTEMTAGLGSKVQIVGDDLFVTNSKFVRRGIAEKAANAVLIKLNQIGTVTETVETIELCRKAGWSYVISHRSGETEDAFMADFSVAMHGGQIKTGSACRSERICKFNRLLEIEAELGKAAEFSSPFACAQSPKAAAVAA, via the coding sequence TTGATGAGCAAGATCACGAGCGTGTCCGCGATGGAGATCCTCGATTCCCGCGGCAACCCCACCGTCCGCGTCTTCGTCGGCCTCGACAACGGCGTCCGCGTCTCCGCCTCGGTGCCCTCGGGCGCCTCGACCGGAGAGAACGAGGCCGTCGAGCTGCGCGACGGCGACAAGAAGCGCTACGGCGGGAAGGGCACGCTCAAAGCCGTCGCCAACGTCAACAAGCTCATCGCCCCGAAGCTCCTCGGGCTCGACCCCTTCCAGCAGGCGCAGATCGACCGCCTGATGATCGAGCTCGACGGCACCCCGACGAAGGCCAAGCTCGGCGCCAACGCGCTCCTCGGCGTCTCCATGGCCGTCGCCCGCGCCGCCTCCGAGACCGCGAAGGTCCCCCTCTACGCCTACCTGGGCGGGGCCTGCGCCAAGCGCCTGCCGGTGCCGATGATGAACATCCTCAACGGCGGCAAGCACGCCGAGAACTCCGTCGACCTCCAGGAGTTCATGGTCATGCCCGTCGGCGCCCCCTGCTTCGCGGAGGCCCTGCGCTACGGCGCGGAGACCTTCCACGCCCTCAAGGGCATCCTCAAGAAGAAGGGCTACGCCGTCGGCGTGGGCGACGAGGGCGGCTTCGCGCCGGACCTCAAGAGCAACGAAGAGGCGCTCGACGTCATCCTCGAGGCCATCGCCGCGGCCGGCTACAAGCCCGGCAAGGACATCGTCATCGCGCTCGACCCGGCCGCCAGCTCCTTCTTCGAGGACGGCGCCTACAACCTCGCCAAGTCCGGGCAGGGGAAGAAGACCACGGCACAGATGAACGCGATGTGGAAGTCCTGGTGCGCCAAGTACCCGATCCTCTCCATCGAGGACGGCCTCAACGAGAACGACTGGAAGGGCTTCACCGAGATGACCGCCGGCCTCGGCTCGAAGGTCCAGATCGTCGGCGACGACCTCTTCGTGACGAACTCCAAGTTCGTCCGCCGCGGCATCGCGGAGAAGGCCGCCAACGCCGTGCTCATCAAGCTCAACCAGATCGGCACCGTGACCGAGACCGTCGAGACCATCGAGCTCTGCCGCAAGGCGGGCTGGAGCTACGTCATCTCCCACCGTTCGGGCGAGACCGAGGACGCCTTCATGGCGGACTTCTCGGTCGCCATGCACGGCGGGCAGATCAAGACCGGCTCCGCCTGCCGCAGCGAGCGCATCTGCAAGTTCAATCGCCTCCTCGAGATCGAGGCGGAGCTCGGAAAGGCCGCGGAATTCTCCTCACCCTTCGCCTGCGCCCAGTCGCCGAAAGCTGCCGCTGTGGCCGCATAA
- a CDS encoding proline dehydrogenase family protein encodes MRALTFLASRFVAGETAEEAADAVKKLNARGIKATLDCLGEECRSPEGAREAREEVFKLLRLIDERKLDSNVSVKLTQLGFNLDRKTAAEHLALILEEAGRRNNFVRVDMEGSAYTQDTLDCFREAFKTHKNVGIVIQAMLRRSKTDVSDLLKAGASVRLCKGAYKEPAGLAFPTKEEICASFDELAKLLLSSGGRHAIATHDDDRIEAALRHAAEKSIGKDRFEFQMLYGLRSKRWTELVELGCTVRVYVPYGTHWFPYFYRRLRERKENVLFVLRNLFA; translated from the coding sequence ATGAGAGCTCTTACGTTCCTGGCGAGCCGCTTCGTCGCGGGCGAGACGGCCGAAGAGGCCGCTGACGCGGTCAAGAAGCTCAACGCCCGCGGCATCAAGGCCACGCTCGACTGCCTCGGCGAGGAGTGCCGCTCCCCCGAGGGGGCGCGCGAGGCGCGCGAGGAGGTCTTCAAGCTCCTGCGCCTCATCGACGAACGCAAGCTCGACTCCAACGTGAGCGTGAAGCTCACCCAGCTCGGCTTCAACCTCGACCGCAAGACCGCCGCGGAGCACCTGGCGCTCATCCTCGAGGAAGCCGGGCGCCGGAACAACTTCGTCCGGGTGGACATGGAGGGCTCGGCCTACACCCAGGACACCCTCGATTGCTTCCGCGAGGCCTTCAAGACCCATAAGAACGTCGGCATCGTCATCCAGGCGATGCTCCGGCGCAGCAAGACGGACGTGTCGGACCTCCTCAAGGCCGGCGCGAGCGTGCGCCTCTGCAAGGGCGCCTACAAGGAGCCCGCGGGACTCGCCTTCCCGACCAAGGAGGAGATCTGCGCGAGCTTCGACGAGCTGGCGAAGCTCCTCCTCTCCTCCGGCGGTCGGCACGCGATCGCGACCCACGACGACGACCGCATCGAGGCGGCGCTCCGCCACGCGGCGGAGAAGAGCATCGGGAAGGACCGCTTCGAGTTCCAGATGCTCTATGGTCTGCGCTCGAAGCGCTGGACGGAGCTCGTCGAGCTGGGCTGCACGGTGCGGGTCTATGTGCCCTACGGCACGCACTGGTTCCCCTACTTCTACCGGCGCCTGCGGGAGCGCAAGGAGAACGTCCTCTTCGTGCTGCGCAACCTCTTCGCATGA